A stretch of DNA from Orcinus orca chromosome 3, mOrcOrc1.1, whole genome shotgun sequence:
TTTGAGGAAGAACCGGATATTCCTTCCACTAAGAACTCCTCTCCTGGGAAGAGCCTCTGCGAGTTTAAGAGCAGGCAAAAAGCTATGACTTGGGTTTCAGCCGAGGGGGGCTGGCCAGGCCCAGCACAGGCAGAAGGGTTCTTGTCCCCCAACAGTCCCTGAACTGGCGGCCCGCGGGATCATCCAGCAGGTGTTCCCAGTCCACGAGCAGCGCATCCTGAACCGCCTCATGAAGTCATGGGTGCAGGCTGTGTGTGAAAACCAGCCTCTAGGTGTGGTCcggccagggggtgggggtgggggtggggtcccaGGAGACAGTCAGGGCTGACTGGGACACCCCTGTCCCTGGCAGATGAGATCTGCGACTACTTTGGCGTGAAGATTGCCATGTACTTCGCCTGGCTGGGTTTCTACACATCGGCGATGGTGTACCCGGCGGTCTTCGGCTCTGTCCTGTACACATTCACAGAGGCTGATCAGGTGCCGGGTGTGGACTGCACAGGGGCTGGGACACCCAAGACACCTTCCTCCCTGGACTGGGCCAGCCAACATTTCAGCCCTCCTCTGCCACCCCCAGACGAGCCGGGATGTATCCTGCGTGGTCTTTGCCCTCTTCAACGTAGTCTGGTCAACGCTCTTCTTGGAGGAGTGGAAACGGAGGGGAGCAGAGCTGGCCTACAAGTGGGGGACGCTGGACTCACCCGGGGAAGCTGTGGAGGAGCCGCGGCCCCAGTTCAGGGTCAGTCAGGGGGGATCTGAGTTCAGGGGCTTTGAGAatggggttaaaaaaaagagaaaacgtaCTGGGCAAGGAGCATTGCAAGAACAAAGGGAGGGGTGAAGTAGGGCTGCAGCGTCTGAGATGGTGTGCCAAGTGGGGGACTCTCCATGCCCAAAGGGAGAGGGGTGGGAAATTGGCTTTGAGGGGCTGGGAAGGGTGCATTAGGCGCAGGCACCGCAGTAGCAGAGCATGACAAAGAGACACTGAGGTCGAAGGGTCGGGAAGGGTGCAGGGCAGAGGCAGCCCCTCTGATCTCACGTGGGGCCGGGCCCCCACCCTCTGCCAGGGCGTGCGGCGCATCAGCCCCGTGACTCGGGCCGAGGAGTTCTACTACCCGCCCTGGAAGCGGCTGCTTTTCCAGCTGCTTGTGAGTCTCCCCTTGTGCCTCACCTGCCTGGCCTGTGTGTTCCTGCTCATGCTCGGCTGCTTCCAGCTGCAGGTGACCTCCAGCCCCTAGCCCTGGCCTTGGCCCCGACCTGGCGGCCACCTGTCCAGGTGTGCCGTGAGCGGAGCCCAGCTGCCGGGGTGACCTGTGAACGCCCTGCCCCTGCAGGAGCTGGTGCTGAGCGTGAAGGGGCTGCCCCGTCTCGCCCGCTTCCTGCCCAAAGTCATGCTGGCCCTGCTGGTCAGTGCAAGCGCCGAGGGCTACAAGAAGCTGGCCGTCTGGCTCAACGACATGGGTATGCCCTGCGAGGGGAGgtcccactgcccacccccaggAGGAAGGGCCCCGCCGCCCTGTGGGGTGTGCCTGCTGCCCATGATGGTCTGGGCCACGCCCTCACTCGCCTCCTTGGCCCGCAGAGAACTACCGGCTGGAGAGCGCCTACGAGAAGCACCTCATCATCAAGGTTGTCCTGGTGAGTGGTGGccagcaggcaggcaggggtTCTGCAGGGGATACACGGGAGCTCCTGGGGACAGAGGTGGCAGGGTGACCGCCCACCTGCCTGCTTCCCACAGTTCCAATTCGTCAACTCATACCTGAGCCTCTTCTACATTGGCTTCTACCTCAAGGACATGGAGCGCCTGAAAGAGGTAAGACCCCGGCCTGAAGCAGTGCCCCCCATGGCAGCCAGTGGGGGGGCCAGACCTGGCCCGATGGGTCCATGGGCTCTAcagcccctccccccctcctccatccttctctcctctctgtccGTCTGTGTGTCCTCTCTCTACCTGTCGTCCCTCCATCTGTATGTCCACCTGTCCGTCGGTCCCTCCACAGCTCCTGATCGTCCTGTCCCTGTCCCAGAGCCTCGAGCGGCAGCTTTGGGCGGTGCTGGTCCCGCTCGCGGCCCTGCGGTtctgccttctcctcctctccctccggGGCCTCCTGCTCATGGCCCGGGCCAAAGTACTGGCAGGTGGCGAGCCCTCGGGGCCTCGCCGGGGTGGGCAATGTGGCTATGCTGGGGGCCTCACACCAAGCCGAGGGTGCATGCTCTGAGGGGATGGGCTTCCGCTGACGGGGTGCAGGTGGCAGGAGCCCCCGGAGGCCCTGGCCACCAGCTGAGTGAGCTCCTGGGCGGTGCTGCAAGCAGGGAAGCCATGGCCTGCCCAGGAGATTGGCTAGGAGCGCTGTGACCTGCCCAGCTGCGGTTTGGGGTTGCCTCCGTGTCCAGGGACATCCAAATTGGGTTCAGGGTGTGTCTGGAAGCGTGTTTCGGGAGGGCGGGTGCCCAGTCCCCGCAGCCGGTCCCGGTGCCCagagccccgcccgccccccacgtggcctctctccacccccttcctgcccccagaTGCTGGCCACGCTGCTGATCACCCGCCAGTTCCTCCAGAATGTTCGAGAGGTCTTGCAGCCGCACCTGTACCGGCGGCTGGGCCGTGGCGAGATTGGCCTGCGGGCTGCCTGGGAGCTGGCCCGTGCCCTGCTTGGCCTACTGAGCCTCCGGCGCCCTGCACGCCACCTCGAAGCCCAGGCTGAAGAGGGTGTCGGTGGCAGCAGCGGTGGCGGGGGCCGCAGGTGTCTCAGTGGGGCCTGCGGGGCacctgaggaggaggaggagtccACCATGGAGCGTCGGCCAgcgggggaaggtggggaggtgggggacggGCCtcgggggggcagggaggaggaggaggacgaggaggaggaggaggacgaagaggaggaggacgaggaggaggaagGCGAGGAGGGCGGCCTCCTGGACTGCGGGCTTCGGCTGAAGAAGGTCAGCTTTGCTGAGCGGGGGGCTGGGCGGCGGCGGCTGGGCCCAAGCCCGGAGgccctcctggaggaggggagccCCACCATGGTGGAGAAGGGGCTGGAAGCTGGCGTGTTCACGCTGGCCGAGGAGGACGATGAGGCCGAGGGGGCTCCCAGCAGCCCTGAACGGGAGCCCCCGGCTGTCCTGCTCCGCTGGGCCAGAGGTGAGGGCCGCGACCAGGGCCCCGATGGGGGCCCAGACCCAGAGCCGGGCTTGGGTGACTCAGCCCGGAAGCAGCGGCGGCAGAACCGGTCATCTTGGATCGACCCACCCGAGGAGGAACACTCGGCCCAGCTCACCCAGGCTGAGCTCGAGAGCTGTATGAAGAAATACGAGGTGAGGAGGGCGCCTGAGGGCAGGGGCCGGGCCCTCCGAGGGGCGCAGCGCAGTGAGGTGGAGGgcctgggggtgatgggagggaATAACGGGACCCTTCATGTGGTCAGGAACCTGCCCGAGGGGGAGCTCTGGGTCCATGCAGAATAATCTGGGGGGTGGGCTTGAGGAGAGGAAGGTGGTCCGAGGGAGGAGGTGTCCCGGGCGGAGGGAGAGCCCTAGGCCCCACCCAGGTGCCCGCCCACAGGACACGTTCCAGGACTACCAGGAGATGTTTGTGCAGTTTGGCTACGTCGTGCTCTTCTCGTCTGCCTTCCCCCTGGCTGCCCTCTGCGCCCTCATCAACAACCTCATCGAGATCCGCAGTGATGCCCTCAAGCTGTGCACGGGGCTGCAGCGGCCCTTTGGGCAGCGGGTGGAGAGCATTGGCCAGTGGCAGGTGGGGGGAGGGCTGAGGGCCCCAAGCCGGGGTGCACCAAGGAGGAGCGGGTGCTGGGGAGGGTGGCTGGGCACCCCCTGAGCCCGCCTATCCCCCTGCAGAAGGTGATGGAGGCCATGGGCGTCCTGGCAATCGTAGTCAACTGCTATCTAATTGGCCAGTGTGGGCAGCTGCAGCGCCTCTTCCCCTGGCTCAGCCCCGAGGCGGCCATCGTGTCCGTGGTGGTGCTTGAGGTGGGGCTGGCGGCCGGGTTGGGGGAGCCAGGCGGCGGGTGGGTGTCCCCGTGCCTGCAGCCTCCTCCTCTGTCACCTCAGCACTTCGCTCTGCTTCTCAAGTACCTCATCCACGTGGCCATCCCCGACATCCCGGGCTGGGTGGCTGAGGAGATGGCCAAGCTGGAGTACCAGCGCCGGGAGGCCTTCAAGGTATGTGGGCTGGGGTGAGTGCGCTTTATGTCTCTGCTCCGTGGGGCTTCTCCACCTAGCCTGGCTGGCCGTCCAGTCCTTAGCAGGAGGGTGGGTGTTCAGAGCCTGGTGTAATAATTAGCGTTCCGAAAGGGCCTGGTCCCCTCTGGGATCCTGGTGGCATCCAGCACCAGGTTGGCACTCACGAACTGTCATCCACCAGCTTGCCCAGCATTGCCCTGTTGGGGGCCAGAGACACAGCTGACGCTTCCTAGAAGCCCAAGCCTCTGCCGCATTCCTCAGAAAGCTGCAGAGAAGGCCAGGGAGCTCACTGGCGCCAACCGATGGAGCTCTCCACGATGATGGAAACGTTCTGTTTCCGTGCTGCCGACGTAGCCCCTCACTGCAGATGACCAACGAGCACTTGAAACGGGGCTGGTGCCACTGAGAAACAGACTTTTTCTTTGCAGTTATTTAAATTGACAAAGCCGTGTGTGGCTGCCGGCCACTGGATGGGGCAGTCACAGCTCTGTCTCTCACCAGTTCTCCAGAAAGCAGGGAACCACTGAGGCCCAATATTTGTTTACACTCTCCCAATTCCTAAGACGGTGTCTGGCAGGGGATCAGGGACAGAGGCGGTGGCCAGTAAATGTTCGTTCTCTTCTCAGGCCTCAGAAAGCACCGGCATGGGTCCAGGGATGCAGTTGGTGCCCCATAAGTGTTTAGATCTCTCCCCACTTCTGCAGAGAGCCCCAGGGTGGGTCCAGGGATGCAGCTGGTACCCAAGAAGCGTTCGGATCTCTCCCAACTTCCGCAGGAGAGCGCCGGCATGGGCCCGGGCCTGGTTTGGTGCCTGCTCGCCCGCCTGCTCTTCCCAGTGTCCCCATAATGGCCCCGTTCTGCCCGCAGAGACATGAGCGCCAGGCCCAGCACCGctaccagcagcagcagcggcggaGGCGAGAGGAGGAGGAACGCCAGCGCCACGCAGAACATCATGCCCGCAGGGAGCGCGACGCCAGTGGCCGGGAGGAAGCTCGGGCTGAGGGCTCCGGGTTGGACCCTGCTGCCCCAGAGAAGGCCTCGGCCAAGGCCAAGGGCAGTGGGGCGGCAGGAGGCCATGGGCCGGAGCGGCCCAAGCGCCCGGGGTCCCTGCTGGCACCTAACAACGTCATGAAGCTGAAGCAGATCATCCCACTGCAGGGCAAGTTCCTGTCGTCCGGGGCTGCATCCTCGCTGGCCGGCGCGGGGGCCAACCTCACTGCCCGGCCGCCCCCTGCCCCGTCTCCCACAGGCAGTGACACCCGCCTGCCGGCCTTCCTCAGCTTCAAATTCCTCAAGTCACCCGAGACCCGGCGGGACCCAGAGCGTAGCCACTCGCCGCCCAAGGCCTTCCACGCCAGCAAGCTCTTCCCCTTCGGCGGGGCCCGGGCTGAGGCCGGGTCCAACGGGGCGGGCGGGCAGGCCCGGCAGGACGGGACCCCCAGCGGTGGCAGTGGTGGTAGCCGAGCCCAGCGGAGTGGGCCGGCAGACGAGGCCGCAGCTGAGGAGCCGGACACACCCCGGCCCGAAGAGGAAGGCTCAGGTCACAAGCTTTAACTCGGGGGTGGGGACTCTGGGCCGGGCTTTGGGGATAGGGGTGGGGTGTccaggcctggggagaggggctgaaggGGACAGAGGAGGCCCCGTCTCCCGGTACCGGTTGGGAACCTGGGTATGTGGTACATGGAGCCTCTTGGTCAAAGCCTACCCAGTCTTTCCGGGACCCCGGAGAGCCTGGAGCCCTGTGCCTGACCCTCCTCACCCCTGGGGAGGGATGCCAAAGCCCCTCGTCCCAGCGCCCCTCGCACGGCCTGCCATGCTCCAGTGCCAGGAGAGATGAGGGAGGCCCCTTCACCACCTGgcccttcctctcctgcccccatgAGACCCTACACCCAGCTCACTCTGGGGGCCCTGGACCCCCAGGCCTCTATGCAAGTCCCCATCCTGCAGCCCAGCTGTTCGAGGTGGCCTTTCtgggaggtggagctcaggccgCCCACCCAGGGAGCTCAGGGCTGCAGCCACACGTGTGCCGAGCAGAGCCACAGGCCTCACTgccgcccctcccaccccgtccCAGCCCGGAGTCCAGCAGCCCATCCCAGGGAGCCCAAGAGGTGGCAGCTGTAGCACCAGGGATATAGGTCAGAAGTCAGAGGGACTTCCTCAGACCGTCCTCTCTCCGTGACGGGGAGGGGCCCAGTGCCCAGAGGCGGGGGATGCACCCGAAGAAGCCCACCCCTTGTCACTGATCAGAAGCAATAAGGCCCTCCATGTGCCTGAAAGCCCGGAGGGAGCGCGGGCAGGGTCCCCAGCGGGGTCCAGCGGCGGGGCCGGCATCTCCCCGGAACGGCCCCTCTCGCCTCCGCAGGGACAGCGCCGGCCCCGGTGGGCGCCCCGGCCCTCCGCACCCGCCGCAGCCGGAGCCCtgcgccgctgccgccgccgccgccaacaCCGCTGCCCCGGCCCCCGACGCCACCCGCCGGCTGCTGGCAGTGGGACGGGCCGTGGGGCTGCGGGGGCGAGGGCGCCGCCCCCCGCCAGGcccctgccgccgccgccgccgagtgTCCGCCCTGCGCCCTCGCCgggcccctgcccgccccggcagCTGGCGTCCTGCCGGGGGACGCCAGCTTCTACAgcctcccgccgccgccgctgcctccCACCTCCGAGCCCCCGGAGCCCCCGGCACCGTCGCCCAGCCCCAGCTCCAGTCCCAGTCCCAGTCCCCAGGCCGTGTGCTGGCCCAGCGGCTGGCATTAGCTCCGCCCGCCCTGCCTTCCTGTTTTCATATGCAATATCAATCACGGACGGGGCGGCAGCCGCCACCCAGAAAACGCTGCTGTCGGTGTATCCCAGTATTGGCTGCCCCCTCCTGGGTCAGGGCCGGGGGCCTGGGGCCCCTCTATCTGCCGTTTTCCTTTCGACCAGGATggggggaaaggaaaggaaacccccccaaaacaacagaaaacacacacagaataggcgattatttatttgtttttaatttattttgtcatatttttgtAAAACGGCAGAAATGcaataaaaagtatatttcaaCAGTGCCGAAGGGCGGAGCTGTGGAAAAGGGACGTAAGGGGCCCAATGACGAGGTTGGGGCCAGCTCTTTGGGGGCCTGGCAGGCCTAGGGtgggtcccccccccccccccccatgacCCTTAGGGAACTCCTCCAAAGAACTGGGTCTCCAGGCCATGGCTGGAAAACTCCAAAAATCCAGGCCCAGGGGCCCCTGGGAGGAGCTGCAGAGCCTCAGGCCCCATCTTCGGCCTCCTAGACTAAGGAAGAAATCTCAAAGTGCTGATAGGATTCAGCAGTTTGGGCCCTGGGCCTGCGTCCTGAGTCGGCCTCAGTCGTGCAGGGCTACCCTTTCTGGCACACCCGCCTCCCAGGCTGCCATCTGAGGAGTCAAGGGCTGCGGGGAGAACTTGGGTGTGTAAGTCAGAAGGCACCTGGTGCCTGAGTCTCGATGTTGAGGGGATGGCATGTTGGGGTGTGGCTTCCGGGAAGGGCCGGGATGCCCCACTGTGGGACAGCTGTCAGACCCTATTCGCTGGGACCCTTCACTGTGATCAG
This window harbors:
- the ANO8 gene encoding anoctamin-8 isoform X3 — encoded protein: MAETASGTGGTSLEGERGKRPPPDGEPAAPASGVLDKLFGKRLLQVGRYLVSHKAWMKTVPTENCDVLMTFPDTTDDHTLLWLLNHIRVGIPELIVQVRHHRHTRAYAFFVTATYESLLRGADELGLRKAVKTEFGGGTRGFSCEEDFIYENVESELRFFTSQERQSIIRFWLQNLRAKQGEALHNVRFLEDQPIIPELAARGIIQQVFPVHEQRILNRLMKSWVQAVCENQPLDEICDYFGVKIAMYFAWLGFYTSAMVYPAVFGSVLYTFTEADQTSRDVSCVVFALFNVVWSTLFLEEWKRRGAELAYKWGTLDSPGEAVEEPRPQFRGVRRISPVTRAEEFYYPPWKRLLFQLLVSLPLCLTCLACVFLLMLGCFQLQELVLSVKGLPRLARFLPKVMLALLVSASAEGYKKLAVWLNDMENYRLESAYEKHLIIKVVLFQFVNSYLSLFYIGFYLKDMERLKEMLATLLITRQFLQNVREVLQPHLYRRLGRGEIGLRAAWELARALLGLLSLRRPARHLEAQAEEGVGGSSGGGGRRCLSGACGAPEEEEESTMERRPAGEGGEVGDGPRGGREEEEDEEEEEDEEEEDEEEEGEEGGLLDCGLRLKKVSFAERGAGRRRLGPSPEALLEEGSPTMVEKGLEAGVFTLAEEDDEAEGAPSSPEREPPAVLLRWARGEGRDQGPDGGPDPEPGLGDSARKQRRQNRSSWIDPPEEEHSAQLTQAELESCMKKYEDTFQDYQEMFVQFGYVVLFSSAFPLAALCALINNLIEIRSDALKLCTGLQRPFGQRVESIGQWQHFALLLKYLIHVAIPDIPGWVAEEMAKLEYQRREAFKRHERQAQHRYQQQQRRRREEEERQRHAEHHARRERDASGREEARAEGSGLDPAAPEKASAKAKGSGAAGGHGPERPKRPGSLLAPNNVMKLKQIIPLQGKFLSSGAASSLAGAGANLTARPPPAPSPTGSDTRLPAFLSFKFLKSPETRRDPERSHSPPKAFHASKLFPFGGARAEAGSNGAGGQARQDGTPSGGSGGSRAQRSGPADEAAAEEPDTPRPEEEGSGTAPAPVGAPALRTRRSRSPAPLPPPPPTPLPRPPTPPAGCWQWDGPWGCGGEGAAPRQAPAAAAAECPPCALAGPLPAPAAGVLPGDASFYSLPPPPLPPTSEPPEPPAPSPSPSSSPSPSPQAVCWPSGWH
- the ANO8 gene encoding anoctamin-8 isoform X2 gives rise to the protein MAETASGTGGTSLEGERGKRPPPDGEPAAPASGVLDKLFGKRLLQVGRYLVSHKAWMKTVPTENCDVLMTFPDTTDDHTLLWLLNHIRVGIPELIVQVRHHRHTRAYAFFVTATYESLLRGADELGLRKAVKTEFGGGTRGFSCEEDFIYENVESELRFFTSQERQSIIRFWLQNLRAKQGEALHNVRFLEDQPINEICDYFGVKIAMYFAWLGFYTSAMVYPAVFGSVLYTFTEADQTSRDVSCVVFALFNVVWSTLFLEEWKRRGAELAYKWGTLDSPGEAVEEPRPQFRGVRRISPVTRAEEFYYPPWKRLLFQLLVSLPLCLTCLACVFLLMLGCFQLQELVLSVKGLPRLARFLPKVMLALLVSASAEGYKKLAVWLNDMENYRLESAYEKHLIIKVVLFQFVNSYLSLFYIGFYLKDMERLKEMLATLLITRQFLQNVREVLQPHLYRRLGRGEIGLRAAWELARALLGLLSLRRPARHLEAQAEEGVGGSSGGGGRRCLSGACGAPEEEEESTMERRPAGEGGEVGDGPRGGREEEEDEEEEEDEEEEDEEEEGEEGGLLDCGLRLKKVSFAERGAGRRRLGPSPEALLEEGSPTMVEKGLEAGVFTLAEEDDEAEGAPSSPEREPPAVLLRWARGEGRDQGPDGGPDPEPGLGDSARKQRRQNRSSWIDPPEEEHSAQLTQAELESCMKKYEDTFQDYQEMFVQFGYVVLFSSAFPLAALCALINNLIEIRSDALKLCTGLQRPFGQRVESIGQWQKVMEAMGVLAIVVNCYLIGQCGQLQRLFPWLSPEAAIVSVVVLEHFALLLKYLIHVAIPDIPGWVAEEMAKLEYQRREAFKRHERQAQHRYQQQQRRRREEEERQRHAEHHARRERDASGREEARAEGSGLDPAAPEKASAKAKGSGAAGGHGPERPKRPGSLLAPNNVMKLKQIIPLQGKFLSSGAASSLAGAGANLTARPPPAPSPTGSDTRLPAFLSFKFLKSPETRRDPERSHSPPKAFHASKLFPFGGARAEAGSNGAGGQARQDGTPSGGSGGSRAQRSGPADEAAAEEPDTPRPEEEGSGTAPAPVGAPALRTRRSRSPAPLPPPPPTPLPRPPTPPAGCWQWDGPWGCGGEGAAPRQAPAAAAAECPPCALAGPLPAPAAGVLPGDASFYSLPPPPLPPTSEPPEPPAPSPSPSSSPSPSPQAVCWPSGWH
- the ANO8 gene encoding anoctamin-8 isoform X1; the protein is MAETASGTGGTSLEGERGKRPPPDGEPAAPASGVLDKLFGKRLLQVGRYLVSHKAWMKTVPTENCDVLMTFPDTTDDHTLLWLLNHIRVGIPELIVQVRHHRHTRAYAFFVTATYESLLRGADELGLRKAVKTEFGGGTRGFSCEEDFIYENVESELRFFTSQERQSIIRFWLQNLRAKQGEALHNVRFLEDQPIIPELAARGIIQQVFPVHEQRILNRLMKSWVQAVCENQPLDEICDYFGVKIAMYFAWLGFYTSAMVYPAVFGSVLYTFTEADQTSRDVSCVVFALFNVVWSTLFLEEWKRRGAELAYKWGTLDSPGEAVEEPRPQFRGVRRISPVTRAEEFYYPPWKRLLFQLLVSLPLCLTCLACVFLLMLGCFQLQELVLSVKGLPRLARFLPKVMLALLVSASAEGYKKLAVWLNDMENYRLESAYEKHLIIKVVLFQFVNSYLSLFYIGFYLKDMERLKEMLATLLITRQFLQNVREVLQPHLYRRLGRGEIGLRAAWELARALLGLLSLRRPARHLEAQAEEGVGGSSGGGGRRCLSGACGAPEEEEESTMERRPAGEGGEVGDGPRGGREEEEDEEEEEDEEEEDEEEEGEEGGLLDCGLRLKKVSFAERGAGRRRLGPSPEALLEEGSPTMVEKGLEAGVFTLAEEDDEAEGAPSSPEREPPAVLLRWARGEGRDQGPDGGPDPEPGLGDSARKQRRQNRSSWIDPPEEEHSAQLTQAELESCMKKYEDTFQDYQEMFVQFGYVVLFSSAFPLAALCALINNLIEIRSDALKLCTGLQRPFGQRVESIGQWQKVMEAMGVLAIVVNCYLIGQCGQLQRLFPWLSPEAAIVSVVVLEHFALLLKYLIHVAIPDIPGWVAEEMAKLEYQRREAFKRHERQAQHRYQQQQRRRREEEERQRHAEHHARRERDASGREEARAEGSGLDPAAPEKASAKAKGSGAAGGHGPERPKRPGSLLAPNNVMKLKQIIPLQGKFLSSGAASSLAGAGANLTARPPPAPSPTGSDTRLPAFLSFKFLKSPETRRDPERSHSPPKAFHASKLFPFGGARAEAGSNGAGGQARQDGTPSGGSGGSRAQRSGPADEAAAEEPDTPRPEEEGSGTAPAPVGAPALRTRRSRSPAPLPPPPPTPLPRPPTPPAGCWQWDGPWGCGGEGAAPRQAPAAAAAECPPCALAGPLPAPAAGVLPGDASFYSLPPPPLPPTSEPPEPPAPSPSPSSSPSPSPQAVCWPSGWH